A segment of the Cotesia glomerata isolate CgM1 linkage group LG2, MPM_Cglom_v2.3, whole genome shotgun sequence genome:
CAGCACACTCCAGAATTATTAAAAGCTATATTAGAAATAAATCCTCATGTATTCAAAGGTCcacaatataataattcacGAAGAATTTGGCCTTGTCCGAATGCTTCACAATTAACGAACGCTAATCAGTCACCAGCAAATTATGGGCGATTTTCACCATCATATTCTAATTCATCAGGATCAAGACAAACACCTCAAGGTAGTCCTGCTCAACCTGCACCCGCTAGAACTGTATTACCATCACCACTTTTAActtcaacaataataacaacaacaacaacaacaacagcaacctCAGCAACCAGTAATATAAGTCACATTCAACATTCTAGAATGCCAATTACACCACATAATCATACTGATATCTCACAAATGTCTCCTTTCGCTGTGCCTTCACCATCACCTCGTGCAACTGTTATTACGGAACAAATAAGAACATCAACAACACCACACCATCATATACAAGATGATGCCAATTGTATTACTAATAATCaattgtcaaatattaataatcctcatggaaatatttattcacCAGCTGACTTGGGATCTCCAAGTACTGCAACAACAATTATTCAACAACAACCACCGCATCAACATCAACAACAAATTAATACTTATGTTGTACAGCCACATCATCATAACCTTGGTGGTTTAACACCTCAACATTCAATGCATATTACATCCCCAATGCACAGTTCAATATCAAATCAAccaatcaatattaatttaccaCAATCTATGTATGATCCAATAATTAATCAACAGTTACAACAGCATCCTATCAATGTTAATCACCACACACTGGATCTTGTTAATGTTGTACAAGATAgctcacaatttttattagactCTGTTTCTGGACTTCCTGATATTGATTTACCAATGGATACCATTGATCCTAAGCCACAAATTCAACAGAGTgttgataatttaatgaatcaacaacagcagcagcaacaacaacaacaacaaccaCAACAGCAACAATCTGTTTATCCTAATATTAATCCTGATAGTGTTGCGAATGTATTTGATTCAAGCCTTACAATGCCCATAcatcatcttcatcatcatGAGCAACACTCACAACAATTGCAACAACAATTGTCACCACAGCAACATCATCATCACCACCATCATATTCAACATCAACAACAACTTCAACAATCGCATATTCAGGAACAATATCAGCAAGATCAGTTCCAACAGCAGCAAATATTGCAACAacatcaacaacaacaacaacaacaacaacaacaacaattacAACAACAGCTAATActacagcaacaacaacaacaacaacaggaACTATTACTacagcaacagcagcagcagcatcaacaacaacaactattattgcagcagcagcagcagcagcagcaacagcaacagcaacagcaacagcaacaacaacaacaacaacaacaacaacaacttcagcaacagcaacaactACCACAACAGCAATCATctaattcaaatttacaattatcGTCTCAAACTCCCAAACACCAGCATGATCAAATAAATGAGCATGTAATCAAAGACATTAAATTAATGGGACAATCATTTGATACAAAGTTTAAGGAGCCAGTAGTTATGTTGAATAGAATATCACTATCAGATCAAGTTCTAATGCAACAAAAATCACCCAGCCGTGGAGCAACTAAAAtgggattaaaaaataataaccataatcaggataatttaaaatcagatTCAGAaactgatgatgataatggaaaaaataataaatcgttATTTAAATCATCACCATCTTCATCTCGAACAAAAGATCGTAATTTAAGAGCTCGAAGACGAAAACGTATAttagatgatgatgatgaaatGGAGTGTGGTGATGACGTAGcggatgatgataataatgataataaaaaagaaataatacaAACATCACCGATAAAaccaaaaataagaaaaatagaaagaaAATTAGTACCTGTATTAGCAAAATTGAGCGTTGATGAGTTAATGGAAACAAATAcctatcaattatttaattcaatgatTGATACAATATTTGAAAATACGGAAGATGTTGTTACAATGGGTGAAATagatgatgatggtgatgtACCAGCAGAAATacttatacaaaaatatgaattacaAGCATTATGTAAAGAAGCTgctaaattaaaatcattaagaGCTATGGAATCTATTCCAGCAGACAGGTTGGtaagattattaaatatattggaaaaaaatattcgtgATGGTGCTAGAGTATCGCCTTTGGCTGATCCAGATGATGATATTGAAGAAAGTAAATTGTGGATGCAAATGGCCATGGAAAGGGTATTACGTGCTGTTGATGCATCTGTAATAGCATTAAATATAATGACATCACAAAATATGCCAAAAACAGTATATTTAGAGGATGTTATTGATCGTattgtattatttatgaaatttcaattacaaaatacaatatatcCATCATTTGATCCTGTTTATAGAATAGATTCAAAAAATAAGActgatttgaatttgaatgCTGGACGTAAAAAAAGAGGTAATATGAAAGAGGTACGTGAAAAAAGTATACTTGAAGTTTACAATAAAATGCGTGAACTAGTTGGTTTACTTgctgaattattaaatatacaagTATTAACTGATACAAGTGTACTTCATGCATCAACACTTGGTGTTGCACCATTTTTTGTTGAATCGGTTAATGATCTTCAATTAAGTGCATTAAAACTTGTAActgttatttttacaaaatatgaAAAACACAGAAGATTATTATTGGATGATATTCTTGCATCAATAGCAAGATTACCAAGTAGTAAAAGAAGTTTACGTACTTATAAACTTCATTCTGGTGATTATATACAAATGTTAACAGCATTAGTATTACAATTAATACAGTGTGTTGTTATATTACCAGATAATTTAATTCGTCAAGATCATCATAatcatcataataataataaatcatcatcatcatcatcatcatcatcatcatcatcatcacatAATAATTCTGGCAGTGGTGCTGTTAATAGtaaaaatgatgatgataataataaaaataaaaatttatcacataTTGATGCAGATATATTAGTTATCAGCAAATATGAAACAGCAACACGTTTAGctggtaattttttatctgtatttttaaataaatgcagTAGTAAAGGTACTGATATTGATTATCGTccattatttgaaaattttattcaagatTTATTAGCTACTGTTAATAAACCGGAATGGCCAGCTGCTGAATTACTATTAAGTATATTGGGAAATTTACTTGTTGgacatttttcaaacaaaagttCAGATATGTCATTACGTGTAGCTTCTATTGAATATCTTGGAGTTGTTGCTGCAAGATTACGAAAAGATGCTGTTAATTCTCAATGTAAATTATCAACAATCgatcaaataataattgatataaaagCTGAACAACAAAAAGATATGGATTATGAatcaacagcaacaacaacaacaacaacaacaacaccAACATCAACATCAACATCAACATCAACATTATCTTTATCAACAACAACGAcaaaagatattaataatagtgataataatttcaagaaaaaacaAACAACCAGAGAAGATTTGGATAAAGATGAagaaagaacaaaatttttacaaaaagtaCTCCTTGATCATTTAGCTGTTAATGGTACTAATGATCCATCATTAATTTATGCAcgtcatttttatttagccCAATGGTATCGTGATTGTGAACATGAAAAAACTCGTGTtggtcaaataaaattatctccaatcaaaaaatcatcatCACCACATAAAAGACGttcacataataataataataataataatagtggtAGTGGTAGCAgtagtaataaaaatcaaaaacgtaataaacATTATATTGAAAGTGATAAAGAAAGTGATGATTCTGATATTGAAGAATTAGATTCGGATGAAAATgacaataatgaaaaaaaaaattctgaagctTATAGAATAatagaagaaaagaaaaaatttatattaacttcAATCCGTCCTTGCAGTTCATCAACAAAACCAGATATCTTACAAACATACATTGATTATAATTCAGCAGAATTAATATCACAATATTTAGCATCTAAAAGACCATTTTCACaaagttttgataaatatttaaaacaaatacttCATGTATTAACAGAATCATCTATAGCTATAAGAACAAAAGCTATGAAATGTTTAACAACAATTGTTGAAGCTGATCCAAGTGTACTTGCACGTGGTGATATGCAATTAGGTGTTCGACATTCATTTTTAGATCATTCAACGTCTGTTCGTGAAGCTGCTGTTGATTTAGTTGGTAAATTTGTATTGAGTCGACCGGaacttattgataaatattatgatATGTTATTGGCTCGAATACTTGATACTGGAGTAAGTGTTCGTAAaagagttattaaaattttaaaggatATTTGTGTTGAGTGTCcagatttttctaaaataccTGAAATATGTGGTAAAATGATACGTCGAGTTAATGATGAAGAGGGTATACGACGATTAGTTATGGAAGTATTTCAAAATATGTGGTTTACACCTATTAAATCAACTCcaatacttgattcaaaagcATTATTAAGAAAAGTTATGAATATAACAGACGTTGTTGCTACCAATAAAGATGCTGGATTAGAATGGTTTGAACAATTACTTGTTAGTTTATTTAAACCTAAAGAAGATAAAGAAGACAGTACTAAATTACTAACTGAACCACCAAAAGCTTTATTAACAGCTTGTCAACAAATAGTTGAttgtttaattcaaaatatattaaaattagatgAACAATCAATGAACAATTCAGATGCtgttaatagtaataatggtgatggtggtggtggtggtggtggtggtggtggtaataataaaaataataataacaacaataataataacaatagagATGAGAAAAAAGGACCACCGTCTCAACGACTTGTTGCCTGTATGAcaacactttatttatttgctaAAATACGACCACAATTATTGGTTGAACATGCTAGTACATTACAACCGTATCTTGGTTTAAAATGTCAAACACAAGGTGATTATCAAATAATAAGTTGTGTTGCTCATACATTAGAGCTTGTTGTACCATTAATGCAACATCCTAGTGAAACATTTTTAGCACAATTAGAAGAGgattctattaaattaattcttcaaCATGATAAATCAGTTGTTGCTAGTTGTTTATCATGTTTAGGATCAATTGTTAATAatgttactaaaaatttcagtttAATACGTGATtgttttactaaatattataaatatttaacatattaTAAAGCTGGACATGAAATAGATCCAAatagtcaaaaattattaaatggaCGTCCATTATTTAGACGGGCATTATTTACTGTTGGATTATTATTACGACATTTTGATTTTACAGATCCTCAAGTAATAGATGGCTTACCAGATAATATTAAAGATCAAGTATTTGAAACAATGAGTTATTTTGTTAATcaagataataatgatatacGTCAACATACATTAACAGCTATTGGTTCTATTTGTATTCGTTATTCAGAATTTATGTTACAACCTGAATTAAAAGaactttatcattatttattaacatctGATAATGCATTAGATAATATGAAAGTtcaagtattaaataatattgaaatatatttacaagAAGAGGAAAAAAGAATGATTAAACAGGATCAAGCGTGGGCTAAATTATgtaaacaagaaaatttaaaagaaatggGTGATGTATCATCTGGTATGGCTAGTACTATTATACAATTATATCTTAAAGAAATACTTGAATCATTTATAAATCCAAATCTTCGTGTACGTCAAGCAGCATGTAAAGttatacaattaatattaGCTCAAGGATTAGTTTATCCTATTCAAATAATACCTGTTCTTATTTGTATGAGCACTGATATTGATGTTAGTGTTAGTCATAGTGCTGATAATCAATTACAAGAAATAGAAAGAAAATATCCTAGTTTTATTCATATGCAATCACAGTATGGAATTAAACTAAGTTATAgacttcaaaaaatattacaaaataatattactgTTAGAGGTATGAGATTAAAAGATGGTGAATTTCCCAGTgcattaaatggttttttataTACTATATTAAGAAATACTAAACAACAACGTCGTGCTATTgctatttcatttttaaaacaatttgaagAATCTGCTAAATCAAGTTTATCACAAATGTTATATCTTGCTGATAATTTAGCATATTTTACATATCAAGTTCAAGATGAACcactatttattattcatcataTTGATATTATAATATCTATGTCTggtgataatttattacaatcaTTTAAAGAAGCTTTATTACCTAaattaacaacaacaacaacaacaacaacaacaacaacaacaacattaACAACAAATAGTAATAACTCGACAAATTCATCATCTATAGAACCCCAACAGCAACAACTATTACAAAATCTTGAACATTCTGAAGAACAACAACAACCAACAGCAGCTCTTCAATCAGTTATTTATGGATCTGATGGACAACCTAGACCTATTCAAATATTATCTGCTATTGAAGATGAGGATGATGATGAAGAGGATGATGAAGCTATTGTTGCAAGATTACCTCAAGATACAACGTTATTGCGTGAATATATTACTGCAAGTCAAGGTTTTCTTTTACTTCTTACACTACGACAgcatttaaaagaaatatatgGATTTTCAGATGCTAAAATAAGTCAATATTCACCCTCTGAATCTGCCAAAGTATATGAAAAAGCAGTTACACGTAAAAGTACTGCTCATTTTAATCCAAAAGCTACATTAGCTAAACTTCAAGAGAATGTCAGTGATAAAGAACTTGATGaaaatggaagaaaaaaattggctGCTGAATATCTTGATTTTAAACAGCTGATGCTTAAATTTGATCCTAAAGAGCCAGATGAAGAAACTACCGGCAGTGGTGGAACAGGTAATAATACTAGTACTACTGTTAGTGGCACTACCAATACTAATACTAATAGTGGTGGTCATCCAGGTAatgttgataataatgatCTGTCTACAAATAATTCAGCTCAAAGAATACctaattctgaaataaataatcagaGTACCTTACCAATAATTAATCCTGGTCATGGTACTGGTactattgataataatagtacGTTACTACAACATAATCTTAATTCAATGCATcatcaaaataattcattgaataCAATAATTACACCAACGGTACCCTCCTCACCTCGAGTACCTAAACTTACAATACATCATGCTCATTCTGAAACAAATAAAGAACACCGAAAACATCGTACGCACAaaacggaaaaaataaaaaaacataaaaagaaaaaacggAGAAGAATATCCGACAGCAGTGATAGTGGAGATGACTGCAGTGATCCAGATTTTATGGTGTAGTAAGTGTGGTGCGTCCGTCGTGTTTGTATATTTTTCTGTGTCCGTTTGCTGTGTGTAAAGCTATATTAATAGCCATGTCAATGTTACGGTTAAAACCAATATAATCAGACTAATCAACcttcaatttcttcaaaaagtgtcaacttaaatattgaacactatttatattttatatattattttattctatttgtaATAAGTTAAATAACAGCCGCGTATTAAGTGatacgaagaaaaaaaaaaaaaaaaaaaaatatatatatatattaaaattaacttaagaataagaataaatgAACTTTCAAAAGACCATTATTCTTATCGTTTATTggcttttaataaatataaatataaaaattattataataataataataattataataatgtcaatgactttttttttctttcttttttttttattataataataataataacaacaaaataagtttttaaaaaattacaactaaatttgcaataaaataaataaaaataaacaataaaatgattttaattttttatttaagaggtcaattattaatattaattcaattattttatttatttaagcaCATATATTgtgctttaaaaattataataataaaataattgaagttgAACGACAAAAAGTAATCTTCATTAgttgatagtaaatttttcttattattaaaaaatgtagggtatttatctttttttttaagcatttTAGTAATTACTATTAACTAAATTGAGAATTATCCTTTGTGGTAAAATTCTATAGTTATGGAAAATTAACTAAAacatattatgtatatatatatatatatatatatggtttgaaagtaaaattttttttttaattaaatttgatcattttaaatgaatgacattatttttgagtttttaaatttgtgaaatttatatagtaaacattaaaatatttgtatagTTATgagttaaaataaacaatacgTTATAATAACTCTATTTGAATTATCTTTCACAagtctttaatttaatattaaaccaaacgaaaaaataaaatattatgtatCATAAAATTACGCTCCTGAAAAAtctaggaatcttttatttaaataactaaaaacaattgtaatatgtgtacataaaaatttaactaaaattatattattttcttatatataaattatataacgaATGACACtacaataaagtaaaattttaaaaatataaatacttataattttattataaaattaggtACTGATAAAGTCTACATTATTCCAGTAGGATATAATTTACTTTATCCACTTTAATTGActttattaacaatataaatttgCAAAAAGCAAATAATAGTActaatttaaattcataatcataagtaacaacaataatgatgatgataatactaataataataataataagtggtgaaat
Coding sequences within it:
- the LOC123258462 gene encoding nipped-B-like protein, which encodes MPELIKVKMNGVIPSVPITTLAGIASLTDLLPEMPLPTPLPQVVTNKSLLFHARVAEEAKLQLSNRDETLVPQLIQALSQTSSDNIELKDEFIAQSEQPYSESEQHTPELLKAILEINPHVFKGPQYNNSRRIWPCPNASQLTNANQSPANYGRFSPSYSNSSGSRQTPQGSPAQPAPARTVLPSPLLTSTIITTTTTTTATSATSNISHIQHSRMPITPHNHTDISQMSPFAVPSPSPRATVITEQIRTSTTPHHHIQDDANCITNNQLSNINNPHGNIYSPADLGSPSTATTIIQQQPPHQHQQQINTYVVQPHHHNLGGLTPQHSMHITSPMHSSISNQPININLPQSMYDPIINQQLQQHPINVNHHTLDLVNVVQDSSQFLLDSVSGLPDIDLPMDTIDPKPQIQQSVDNLMNQQQQQQQQQQQPQQQQSVYPNINPDSVANVFDSSLTMPIHHLHHHEQHSQQLQQQLSPQQHHHHHHHIQHQQQLQQSHIQEQYQQDQFQQQQILQQHQQQQQQQQQQQLQQQLILQQQQHQQQQLLLQQQQQQQQQQQQQQQQQQQQQQQQQLQQQQQLPQQQSSNSNLQLSSQTPKHQHDQINEHVIKDIKLMGQSFDTKFKEPVVMLNRISLSDQVLMQQKSPSRGATKMGLKNNNHNQDNLKSDSETDDDNGKNNKSLFKSSPSSSRTKDRNLRARRRKRILDDDDEMECGDDVADDDNNDNKKEIIQTSPIKPKIRKIERKLVPVLAKLSVDELMETNTYQLFNSMIDTIFENTEDVVTMGEIDDDGDVPAEILIQKYELQALCKEAAKLKSLRAMESIPADRLVRLLNILEKNIRDGARVSPLADPDDDIEESKLWMQMAMERVLRAVDASVIALNIMTSQNMPKTVYLEDVIDRIVLFMKFQLQNTIYPSFDPVYRIDSKNKTDLNLNAGRKKRGNMKEVREKSILEVYNKMRELVGLLAELLNIQVLTDTSVLHASTLGVAPFFVESVNDLQLSALKLVTVIFTKYEKHRRLLLDDILASIARLPSSKRSLRTYKLHSGDYIQMLTALVLQLIQCVVILPDNLIRQDHHNHHNNNKSSSSSSSSSSSSSSTTTTKDINNSDNNFKKKQTTREDLDKDEERTKFLQKVLLDHLAVNGTNDPSLIYARHFYLAQWYRDCEHEKTRVGQIKLSPIKKSSSPHKRRSHNNNNNNNSGSGSSSNKNQKRNKHYIESDKESDDSDIEELDSDENDNNEKKNSEAYRIIEEKKKFILTSIRPCSSSTKPDILQTYIDYNSAELISQYLASKRPFSQSFDKYLKQILHVLTESSIAIRTKAMKCLTTIVEADPSVLARGDMQLGVRHSFLDHSTSVREAAVDLVGKFVLSRPELIDKYYDMLLARILDTGVSVRKRVIKILKDICVECPDFSKIPEICGKMIRRVNDEEGIRRLVMEVFQNMWFTPIKSTPILDSKALLRKVMNITDVVATNKDAGLEWFEQLLVSLFKPKEDKEDSTKLLTEPPKALLTACQQIVDCLIQNILKLDEQSMNNSDAVNSNNNNKNNNNNNNNNNRDEKKGPPSQRLVACMTTLYLFAKIRPQLLVEHASTLQPYLGLKCQTQGDYQIISCVAHTLELVVPLMQHPSETFLAQLEEDSIKLILQHDKSVVASCLSCLGSIVNNVTKNFSLIRDCFTKYYKYLTYYKAGHEIDPNSQKLLNGRPLFRRALFTVGLLLRHFDFTDPQVIDGLPDNIKDQVFETMSYFVNQDNNDIRQHTLTAIGSICIRYSEFMLQPELKELYHYLLTSDNALDNMKVQVLNNIEIYLQEEEKRMIKQDQAWAKLCKQENLKEMGDVSSGMASTIIQLYLKEILESFINPNLRVRQAACKVIQLILAQGLVYPIQIIPVLICMSTDIDVSVSHSADNQLQEIERKYPSFIHMQSQYGIKLSYRLQKILQNNITVRGMRLKDGEFPSALNGFLYTILRNTKQQRRAIAISFLKQFEESAKSSLSQMLYLADNLAYFTYQVQDEPLFIIHHIDIIISMSGDNLLQSFKEALLPKLTTTTTTTTTTTTTLTTNSNNSTNSSSIEPQQQQLLQNLEHSEEQQQQQQQQPQRYTLEDVAQLAEYSANMYAKTPAQKAHYIQYYTQYYQNQISQGSLITLPSLNQTDRVNAAAAVAQSAIQQLQAARKLGDAEEMRSRPTPTAPATTNLSTGRVPAHANDGKIYSIPDVSTYHYDEISGYYYDPSTGLYYDSNSQYYYNSHTQQFLYWDAESFSYQPAKTNVGGIISATGVTSAIGSIGDAPSNNPIITYSAQESLLKLDDDGKKKDVKQDKVKVAKKIAKDMERWAKTLNQKKENAKSNWTVDLGTSGLGVNSGNDNNYSYQSNLSASGGGISGVTGITTGGAADAGYAILEKKSSSSSSSIVNNNSYQDDDDPGNNNGLVAAYGGGSDTEEEIEDVQQEDRQHTDWIKIACLLCKRQFPSKDALLRHQQLSDLHKQNLENWYQVRGLDPNDPQQRNNKYRDRAKERRAKYGEPDPPQPNKLKEKYLKTRIEEAESSSLSSNYNQDSNKNNPTVIGSDNVGNKLLQKMGWSEGMGLGKTNQGRTSIIEAERRVSTAGLGAKTSTYSALPGDTYKDCVKKMMYARYQELSDT